From the Euphorbia lathyris chromosome 6, ddEupLath1.1, whole genome shotgun sequence genome, one window contains:
- the LOC136233637 gene encoding coniferyl alcohol acyltransferase, translating into MEAQVPNQRNFEVNLTKKRVVKASNHLPNSQVIALSNLDLLSGRFPVTYVYFYDNPQSASFSSIMESLANSLAENLSYYYPFAGRIVQNPVSNEPEIICDNNGALVVEGNANICLKNLDFYNLDKSLQGKLASITSDFPTQIQVIQYTCGSISITFSFDHALGDASAFSKFLLSWSNTALNKQSSFIPDHRRNLHPRCPPRYHPSLDRTFVKCSMEDIMNMPPNDILLKRLYHIDISNINHLQHIACSNGNKRTKIEAFSAYIWKIMVTAIDKKHERCKMGWLVDGRGRMHGAQTSFSNYIGNVLSIGVGEATVAEIKQASISDIATNVHETILKVANQEHFMDLIDWIECHRPGLMLPYIVLGRGGPAVVLSSGRRFPVAELNFGFGSPVLGTVSSTIQRIGVAYLNQRPSARGDGSWTVSAILWPELAAALESDSIFEPMTASHLLL; encoded by the coding sequence ATGGAGGCACAAGTTCCAAACCAAAGAAACTTTGAAGTAAACCTAACCAAAAAGAGAGTTGTGAAAGCTTCAAATCACTTGCCAAACTCCCAAGTAATAGCTCTATCAAATCTTGACCTCCTTTCCGGCCGATTTCCGGTGACATATGTTTATTTCTATGATAATCCTCAATCTGCTAGCTTTTCCTCCATCATGGAATCTCTAGCTAACTCCCTTGCTGAAAATCTAAGTTATTATTATCCCTTTGCTGGGCGTATTGTTCAAAATCCAGTGAGTAATGAGCCTGAGATCATATGTGACAACAATGGAGCTCTTGTTGTTGAAGGCAATGCTAACATTTGTTTGAAGAATTTAGATTTTTACAACCTTGACAAATCTCTACAAGGAAAGCTTGCATCCATAACCTCTGATTTTCCTACACAAATCCAAGTCATACAATACACTTGTGGAAGCATTTCTATCACATTTTCCTTTGATCATGCACTTGGAGATGCAAGTGCCTTCAGTAAGTTCCTCCTATCATGGTCTAATACTGCTCTAAATAAGCAATCATCTTTCATACCAGACCACCGGAGAAATCTTCATCCTCGTTGTCCTCCCCGTTATCACCCATCACTGGATAGAACTTTTGTCAAGTGCAGCATGGAAGATATAATGAACATGCCACCGAATGACATCTTGCTCAAGCGCCTTTATCATATCGACATATCAAACATCAATCATCTGCAACATATCGCTTGCTCAAATGGCAACAAGAGAACGAAAATTGAAGCATTCTCAGCCTACATATGGAAGATTATGGTCACGGCTATTGATAAAAAGCATGAAAGGTGCAAAATGGGATGGCTAGTTGACGGGCGTGGAAGAATGCATGGGGCTCAAACTTCATTTTCAAACTATATTGGAAATGTATTGTCAATAGGTGTTGGAGAGGCAACTGTTGCAGAAATCAAACAAGCTTCCATCTCAGATATAGCTACTAATGTTCATGAGACCATATTGAAGGTTGCAAATCAAGAGCATTTCATGGATTTGATTGATTGGATTGAATGCCACAGGCCTGGTTTGATGCTACCATATATCGTCTTAGGCCGTGGAGGTCCGGCTGTAGTCCTCTCATCAGGTCGGAGGTTTCCAGTTGCAGAACTGAACTTCGGATTTGGTAGTCCTGTGCTAGGCACAGTCTCTTCTACCATACAAAGAATAGGAGTGGCTTACTTGAACCAAAGGCCAAGTGCCAGGGGTGATGGCTCATGGACCGTGTCAGCTATCTTGTGGCCGGAATTAGCTGCTGCCTTGGAGTCAGACTCCATTTTTGAACCAATGACAGCTAGTCATCTTCTACTTTAA
- the LOC136232473 gene encoding pentatricopeptide repeat-containing protein At4g19440, chloroplastic, whose amino-acid sequence MELRRLTAMKSAFFYPPITRPLTCVTFTLQQRHQADPLLQPPIPQQALDQSLLNSVFSLLSNSSLDSSKCKQLLPQLPPCDFDRYFLAIGTNVNPKTALRFFRFASETCKFSFTPRSYCILIRLLVSSNLLSPARLLLIRLIDGKLPIPYASTFQRRPIEIGAIISDLVSVFEPVVAVKVVDMLIHVFCTQFKHLGFGVAVDEFILLARKGFFPSLRTCNFLLSSLVKANELKMSYQVFDIISHGSITPDVYLFSTIINAFCLGGRVEDAIGLFLKMEQMGVSPNVVTYNNIIHGLCKYGRLNEAFQFKEKMVKERVNPSLVTYSVLINGLVKLARFDEANCIFKEMSHRGFMPNNVVYNTLIDGYCRIGSISKALELRDNMVSNGISPNSVTFNSLVHGFCKSNQVEHAELILEEMLSGGLIVNQGTFTSVIRRLCMNSRFDSALLLTKEMLLRNLRPGDGLLTLLICGLSKDGKLSEAIELWNRLFDKGFVLSTATSNALIHGMCEASKMEEAVKLLKWMIERGLGFDNISYNTLILGYCKEGKIDDGFKLKEEMTKKGIQPDIYTYNVLLHGLFNMGKVEEAGRLWHEVKRNGHIPNVYTYGVMIDGYCKANKVEDGEKLLQEMITQKMELNSVLYNIMIRAYCNSGNMMEAFRLRDDMRSRGIPQTLATYSSLIHGQCSIGLVDDANHLFDEMKRDGLLPNVVCYTALIGGYCSLQQMHKVDTLLQEMSLNNIHPNKITYTIMIYGYCKVGDMKEATKLLNEMAQKGIVPDAVTYNAFANAFCKEGKIEEAFQVCDLMSSKGFAGDEITYTTLVDGLHRPSTVTDQE is encoded by the coding sequence CTTTTTTTATCCTCCTATAACTCGTCCCTTGACATGCGTCACCTTCACTCTCCAACAGCGCCACCAAGCCGACCCTCTTTTGCAGCCACCGATCCCTCAACAAGCTTTAGAtcaaagtttgttgaattctgtgttTTCTCTTCTTTCTAATTCGTCTTTAGATTCTTCTAAATGTAAACAACTTTTACCCCAGTTACCCCCTTGTGACTTTGATCGGTATTTTCTTGCCATTGGAACCAATGTGAATCCCAAAACGGCTCTAAGATTCTTCCGTTTTGCATCTGAGACTTGTAAGTTTTCTTTCACACCTCGTTCTTATTGCATCCTAATTCGGTTGTTAGTTTCTTCCAATCTTCTGTCGCCTGCAAGGTTACTCTTAATTCGGTTGATTGATGGAAAATTGCCGATTCCGTATGCTAGTACTTTTCAGAGGAGGCCTATTGAGATTGGTGCAATTATTTCAGATTTGGTTTCAGTGTTTGAGCCGGTAGTTGCGGTTAAAGTAGTTGATATGCTGATTCATGTTTTCTGCACACAGTTTAAACATCTGGGATTTGGGGTTGCTGTTGATGAATTTATTTTATTGGCACGTAAAGGATTTTTTCCATCTTTGAGAACTTGCAACTTTCTGTTGAGTTCTTTGGTGAAAGCTAATGAGTTAAAGATGAGCTATCAAGTGTTCGATATTATATCTCATGGTAGTATCACTCCCGATGTTTACTTGTTTAGCACCATAATTAATGCCTTTTGCTTGGGAGGGAGAGTGGAGGATGCCATCGGATTGTTTCTTAAAATGGAACAAATGGGTGTTTCTCCTAATGTTGTTacttataataatataatacatGGTTTGTGCAAGTATGGAAGATTGAACGAGGCATTTCAATTCAAGGAAAAGATGGTAAAAGAGAGAGTGAACCCGAGTCTGGTAACTTATAGTGTTCTCATTAATGGTTTGGTTAAGTTGGCGAGATTTGATGAAGCTAACTGTATATTTAAGGAAATGTCTCATAGAGGTTTCATGCCAAATAATGTTGTTTATAACACATTAATTGATGGGTATTGTAGGATAGGGAGTATTAGCAAGGCACTAGAATTAAGAGATAATATGGTATCCAATGGTATAAGTCCCAATTCCGTTACTTTTAATTCACTCGTACATGGTTTTTGCAAGAGTAATCAAGTAGAACATGCTGAACTGATTTTGGAGGAAATGCTATCTGGGGGTTTAATTGTAAACCAGGGTACTTTTACTTCAGTTATTCGTAGATTATGCATGAATTCTAGATTCGATTCTGCATTGTTGCTTACTAAGGAGATGCTTTTGAGAAATTTGAGGCCAGGTGATGGTTTACTTACCTTGTTGATATGCGGGTTGAGTAAAGATGGTAAGCTTTCAGAGGCAATTGAACTTTGGAATAGACTCTTTGATAAAGGTTTTGTCCTTAGTACTGCGACCTCAAATGCTCTAATTCATGGAATGTGTGAAGCCAGTAAAATGGAAGAAGCTGTTAAACTCCTCAAGTGGATGATAGAAAGGGGTTTGGGTTTTGACAACATCTCATACAACACACTTATACTTGGGTATTGCAAGGAAGGTAAAATTGATGATGGTTTTAAACTTAAGGAAGAGATGACCAAGAAAGGAATTCAGCCagatatatatacttataatgTGCTGCTACATGGCCTCTTTAATATGGGTAAAGTTGAAGAAGCTGGTAGGCTTTGGCATGAAGTCAAAAGAAACGGTCATATTCCAAATGTTTATACATATGGGGTCATGATTGATGGATACTGTAAAGCCAATAAAGTCGAAGACGGAGAAAAACTGTTACAAGAGATGATTACTCAGAAAATGGAGTTAAATTCCGTTCTTTACAATATAATGATCAGAGCTTACTGTAATAGCGGGAACATGATGGAAGCCTTTAGACTACGTGATGACATGAGAAGTAGAGGCATTCCTCAAACTCTTGCTACATATTCTTCTCTTATACATGGACAATGCAGTATTGGCCTAGTTGATGATGCAAATCACCTTTTTGATGAAATGAAAAGGGATGGCTTGTTGCCTAATGTTGTCTGTTATACTGCCCTTATTGGTGGTTATTGTAGCCTACAACAGATGCATAAAGTTGATACTCTCTTGCAGGAAATGTCTTTAAACAACATACATCCTAATAAAATTACCTACACTATCATGATATATGGGTATTGCAAAGTGGGGGATATGAAAGAAGCAACTAAACTTCTGAATGAGATGGCTCAAAAAGGAATTGTCCCTGATGCTGTCACTTATAATGCCTTTGCAAATGCGTTCTGCAAGGAAGGGAAGATAGAAGAAGCTTTTCAAGTATGTGATCTTATGTCCAGCAAAGGATTTGCTGGAGATGAAATTACATATACTACATTAGTCGATGGTTTGCATCGGCCATCGACAGTTACAGATCAAGAATAA